DNA sequence from the Malus domestica chromosome 11, GDT2T_hap1 genome:
ATCATGTTCTACTGCTAATTATACTAATGTTACCTGTTTTTTCTCCACTGAgaccttttttgttttcttttaattttttttttttcaattttttttgcttGTAATGTTCACTAATTAAAATTTTTGCCCTTCTGGAGAGAAAAGTCTTTTCACTATGTGCGGCGCCTTCAGATATTCCCTTGTACATAAAGCTAAATTTAAGTACGCAGTAAGATTTATTGCACAGGATATACAAAATCATCgcatttcgtttttagttttcattttttgtgcTCCGACGATAAGTTCCTGTCCGGCGGCAACTGTTAAGTCACTACCAAGTCCAACCCGGCGTATGCTGAATGGGTTCATACGGACCAGCTTGTCCTTTCTTGGATGAATGGCTACTCTGGGTCATCAGGCTCTTGCCGCGACTGCCTGATATACGATAGCCCGTTGAGTTTGGCTTGCTCTTCAACAGCGCTATGCCTTGAAAACGAAAGCCGCATTCTTCAACTTTGTGTCACTTTTCTTCCAGACCAGGAAGAAAAGTTATCATTCCAATCTTTCCAAAAATGAGAGGATTAGAATGGAGAATTATTTTCACGTCTAATCCTCTCAGAATGAAAAATCACTCTCCTCTTGCTTCAATCTACCTTGAATTTCGAGAATTTTCCACTGGAGTTCAATCATCTAGACCAAACAAGGCCTAATGGAAGGATTTCGGGATAGGAAAAACCAAACTTCACATCATTCAGAATGCAGAAAGGGTATTCagctctacaaaaaaaaaaaaaaatgaaaaataaaaaacgagACACAAAATTGAGAAAAACCTTAATCATGCTTGCATTTCAATGGCTGTTGAACAATTAAAATTGGTATTTGCTACGGTTCAGCTCAAAGACTTATTTAGTGTTCCTTGGAAGCACATAACTGCTTTTCTGCCAGAAAATAATGTTTGAGTGATCAAATTTCTTAGTACTGTAACATATTTTCGGTCTTCCTCTTGGGACAATAATAGGTCTGAAAAATGCTAGGATGaacatcaactctgccaaaaaTGAAACAAGACTTGTCCACACAAATATTGTTCTCCTCCACTTCCTAACAAACCTTTTTGACCGAGGAAGCTCAGATTCGAGCACTAGTGATGCAGCGTAAATTTGAGGTAAGCCGGCACCATTTTGGAACTCGGCTCTTTGCTCTAGTATCACCTTCAAGTAGGCAGTCGGCTCGAGTCCTTCAATGTGTCCGCTCATTTTTATGTTCAGAACTTGCGTTTCTGACTGTAAACCGGTAATGAGAGGAGcggttttgagaaatgtttcgATGAAGTGAATTGGCTCGCTTTTGTATCGCAGCATGCACGGATGGCTTGAGCTAGCTTTGACACTGCCGTTTGCTGACAAGAACTCGACCCTTACCTTACTAACAATCTGTGATCAGATGTCATACCTGAAAAACACCCAGCTTGTGATTATATTCGGATTCAGGTGCAGTTAACGAAACAGCGAGCTGCAATTTGTGGTTATAAGGTATCGCACGGTCGCTACTGACACGAGAAGATGACATGAGTGGTACAAAAGCAACTGGACATGATTTGGTATAATCAAAGTTGAGGGCTTCTGTTGTCTGAATTGGATTCTCAACCAAGTGTCTCATAATAAATCCACTTAGTACAAACGCGAATGCCAGAATTCCAAGAAGCATGGAACGCACATAGAGTGACCTGAAGAAAGCAAACCCTACATTCACTGCCACTGACTTTTGAGCTTGCACGCGGCAGGATACCGCTGAAGTAACATTTTTAGATATGACACTGCACATTCTTGGTACATTTTTGAGAGTTCGAAATGGAAACAAGAAGAGCATGAACGAGAAATAGGATAATCGAATTGGAAGCGTGAAAAATGCGACCACTAGACTAAGTTGAAAACCTATGATTTTATCAGTAATGCCACAACGAATGCCAAAGTTTTCAAAAAGAAATGGATTGTAGCTTCGTAATGGAGAATGTACCATTTCGGCCAAATTGATaaaatctcttctttcttcaacctcATTTTTCACACTCCAATCCGAACTAGGCCTCCTTTCTTTTCCATGTCCACCCTGACCCCGAGGGAGATTTGCATGCAGCAAAGCTAGGTTTCAGCGTCCTTCGGTCCATGATCACCTTGTCAGCTCCATCTTGAGCTGGTTTCAGCACAGAACATTTCAGGACATTGAACAATTTGTGTGAATTCACGTCACATTTGGGATCGAAACTCCATAAACCATTCTGGGTTTTTAAGAAACGATGATCGCCAGGAAGACCAGTATCAAGAATTTCTGGCTCATCCATGGTGATGAATTAGAACAAAAAAGTGGCACTTGGAACTGGATACAGTTAGACTAGGGACTGAAATGGTTGCAATTTGCAACTATAATAACTGTATGGAGGACCATTTATAGGCGGGAAAGAGATGACGTGGCAATAATAACTTAGGCGGTTCAGATTGGATGGCGCATCATGACACACAATTCAACACTGGACTTGTTCATGTCTCAATCTAAGAAATCTTCAAAAACTTTGAGCGATAGTGGGAGTGTTATCTGTCTGTTGGCTAGTGGCACAACTACCCAGGTGAATCCCCGGCTAGCTCAATTAGGAATTTCCAGATTGTTTTCTTTCACCAACTTGATTGGAGTAATGGATGATACATCAAAACAAATCTTGAACGTTGAATCTCGAAACTAAACTCGTATTTTGTCTACTGGTAGTTGTTTCTGCTTAGTTGGAGGATATCCCCGATTCAACTCACATAAATGTGAGGATGACACATATTTATGATGagtttgatttgatacataaCTTTTCTGCGGAGGTTTATCCCATTGTAAATTCTATCGTTCGTAAAAAATGTTGGATTTTGATGTATTATGTACAAAAGTGTCATGTCATTTGGTGATTGAAATGTATGAAAATGAATACTTGAACACTATTTTCTAGGGAGCTGTAGTCACACCCAGCATTTATCTCTTAACACCAGTCCACTGAACACTTGCAGAGATGTTCGGGGGAATGTGCCCAAACAATTTCACGACGAGCAGCACCAAATTTCACACAGCATGCCACAATttgattgtgagggtgaagaaAGAAAATGCAGGTTTCTTTGCACCAAATGTGGGAGAAATATAATATTGACATTAActggaaaaataaaatcaagaaaCCAATTATTCTTCAATAACTTCAAAACATATTTGTCTCATAAtctccttttaaaaaaaatatggaccaattgaatttgagaaaaataatttgaaaacctTCATTTCTTCAGCTTTTCATCACTGTAAATTATTAAGTAGCTTGCTTGTTGAGGAATGTTCCATGTTCTCATCCTTACTAGGAAGAGAAACCGAGGAATCAACCCACGGACCCTCCATTGATGCGCCTCGTACATGACTATCTTGTGAGAATATGGAAACGTTTGTTTGACTGTCTTGTGATAGCCTCTCAAAGGCCTTAAACCTTGCATCTTGTTCCACTGGACCGCGCTTCATTGGTGCTTGAACTGGAGTTTTGCCTTCAAGCATGCTTACTACAGAAGACATGGTTGGTCTGAGAGTGGGAGATGGATTTGTGCATAAGAGCGCCAGGTTCAGCATTGTCATCGCCTCCGTTTTAGAGTAGTTTGAACCAAGATCTGGATCCACGAGTTCTAGCATGTTTCCTTGCTCTTGTAGAACATAGGCCTTCACAAACATTTAGCACCTCTTAGAACAtataaattttgtttattttaaggaCATTTTGAATGTTCATAACATGAAGAGCGGACCCGGAAGATCTTCTAAGGATTACGGAGTAGAATGGATAAAACTTACCCCATCAAGAAGATACACGAACTCCTCCTTTGGCTTGTAACCCGTGTTGCTCTTTCCACTAACAATTTCTAAGGCAACGATACCAAAACTGTAAACATCTGCCTTGTCAGTTAAGTAACCTCTCATTGCGTATTCAGGAGCCATATAACCTCTGCAGAAATAGCATATAACTCCAGATCATTGAGTGTGGTGCCATAAATCAACAGCGAACAAAGGCTAAGAGAAGCGTATATAAATTAGGGTATCAATATCTTTGGATGCATAAACCATGCTGTCTTCCTGACCTTTTGTTAACACTGAATGTTGTAAAGCAGTCATACTAATGCATTATAGTGAAGTTCAAATATGTGAAAGATAACACTAACATTGTTCCAGCTATTCGTGTGCTGATATGcgtgttttcttcttcatcCAGCTTAGCTAAACCGAAGTCAGATATCTTGGCATTTAGATCCTTATCAAGCAGCACATTGGTTGCCTTTATATCCCTATGCACAATTTTCAATACTGATTCTTCGTGAAGGTAAACTAATCCACGTGCTATCCCCAAGCATAtcttctttcttgttttccAGTCCAAATGTAGACGTTGTTCCTCACGACCTACAAATTTACAGAGAAATCAGATACAAATACCAAATTTGACATTCTGCTCAAGATGTTGCAAGTGTTTACCAAAAAGCGCGCGCGCAAGACTATTGTTTTCCATGTATTCATATATAAGCAACAACTGGTTTCCTTCAATACAGCAACCGAAAAGCCTCACGAGATTTGGGTGCTGCAAAGCTGATATCATGCCTATCTCGTTAACAAATTCACGGTTGCCTTGCTTTGATTTGGCCGAGAGCTGCTTAACAGCAATGATAGAACCATCTGACAGTACACCCTACGAATTGAGGAAGGTTATTTCAAATTCACATCTATAGAAAACATATTTCTCTATCAGTCCAACAAGCTCTCTCTCTGGCAGAAGACGGGTTTTGGAGGGAACTATTTCTTGCGCTAATAATCATTAAATTTCACATTCGTGCTATTACTGCCAACACCAAATGTGAAAAATAATATTGTTGAAGTAATCATTACCTTGTAAACAGGCCCAAAACCTCCTTCACCAATCTTGTTTGTAGGATCAAAGTTACCAGTGGCTGCTTTAATTTGTCGTAGAGTAAAATAACCAGTTTTTTGTTCCAACCCACGACGCAGTTCTGCCACAAGGAAGAATTTTAGAAAATAACATACAATGAGGCATATGAAAAACTTTATATGCAGAGATTATCCTtaccttcatcttcatctttacCCCCTAAGTAACCAGCCTTTCGGAGGATTACCAAAACCAATACAACAGACACAAATGATGCTACTACAATACCGGCAATAGCACCAGCAGATAGCCCCCCAGTATCAACCTTAAAATCTGAGAAGTAAAAGTTCTGATGAAGTTAAGAGGCATGCGAgtaggggaaaaaaaaaaaagaaatcctACAACACGGGTGAAACTTACTTGGTGTCACAGTAATTGCAGATATAAGAGGCCCATAGACACCTCTGTTGGGAATGGCAGTAGTTCCTTTCCCTGCCCAGTATAAGTGAATCTCTAGAGTGCTGCCGTGGACAATAACATTATCCAATTCTTTGACGACAACCTTACCAACACCTCCTGCTTCCTCCATAATATTGAAATCCTTCCAAACCAAATTCCCCTGCGCAAGAATCAAACTACAACATTACTTGCTAGCTTCCACCGAATTTACTCAATAGCCAAACCAAATCTTGTAAAACCAGCATATAGACGAAAAttcaacaataataaaaatCCACTCGTACTCACTTGAATTGAGATGTCAAATATGCGCTTCCCAAGGCTGCTGAATGTCTGGTCATCAGTATACATTATTTCGGAAAAGTGGAGCTGAACTTTGTAACTACCCTTTAACATGCAAAGGCCATAGTACTTGAGTGAGAGAGGAGAAAGGCGAGCCGTTTGATAAAAGTCTGGACCATCCACATTAagagaaaatgtgtttgttgcGATGTAATCTGCTTTATCCTTGTTCATGTATACCCCTGTACTACTATAACCCCATTTTTCAGATGTTGAAATGAAGTGTGATTGTCCCACAGTGCTCAAGTCCTCTTCGTATTCATTACCCTCGAACTCCATCTTCCTCCCTCCGCAATTGATAAATATGGAATGGTCTATAGGTGTGACAAGAATCGTTTTAGAAATTTATAAATGACATAAGTTGTTGCATGGTCATGGAAGAAGAAAATTAAATGAACCTAAACTCACGTTTCGGTTTTGACGAGCAAGGGAGATCCTTCTTTAAGCACCATCTATGCATTGAAAGAATTAAGGCTTAGTCATACATACATCTTGCAAAGGTTGATGACAAGAGAAGTAAAAGTTTTAGAAAACTTACAAGTTTTCTGAAGACGAATAACTAGAAACTAGATTCCTGTTTAATAATCAAGGGAATTAGCTAGTAAACAATATCCAACGAAGAAAGAGCATGTAATAAGTACATAACGACTTGGGAGAATAACATAGAAAGAATACAGTACTTGGGTTTGGATATTAACAGACTTACACAGTCAACTGTTGGCAACTAACAGAAGGCGATCCTGTAAAATTGTTGTAAGACAAGTCCCTGCAACAGATTTTACATGGGATTGATTACAACTCTAGATTCATAGAGAAGCATAATTGAAATCGAAGTTGGCTAGCATTTTGCACATAAAGAAATAAACACAGATAAACAGAACTTCATAGACTAGTAAAAGATTATAGACTGACAAGCTATATTTGCTGTTCAATATCCAGGTTGGTACTTCTCCGGTGAGTGAGTTGTTGGTCAAAAACCTGCAAGCTCAAATTCTTAAGATCAGTGGACATAACTAACTCAAGGAATAGATAAAACACGAAGCATTTGCTCGAATAAACGAACGCTTCTTTTATTTGATTGACTTACATATAATCTAGAGTGTCAACACGCTGAATCGTTTGTGGAATTTCACCAGTCAAGTTGTTAAAGCTCAGGTCTCTACAAGTTAGACAGAGGAAAAAGCCATCATACTAGCTTACATCAGTGTGGTGACGataaatttatgcatctataaGTATATTGATTCTAAAAGCACTCACaatgtttttaattttctcagCTCGCCAAAATAATTTGGGATTGTACCACTAATTGAACAGTTTCTCAGAGTCCTGAGTCATAGATGCAAACATAAATTAGCATAATTGCATTACTAATTACACGGAAGTAGAATTTTGATAGGGCTGTGTTATACTCACACTAGCTCGATATCCTTCATATCTTCCAAATTAGGAAACGGTGAACTTCCGTTTAAATCAGATATTCTCCTGATACAAAGGACACATcagaaatatttatttttttattgttgcaGATTTCGAATTAGCAACCAATCTTTAGATCAATACCCTAAACATGTAATTACAAGATAGAGGAGCGGTGATCTCACAATTCAGTTAAGTTTTTCAACGAAGATATGATCGAAGGTATAGGGCCTTCCAAGGATGTGCCTTGCATATCACTGCAGTAGATTTAATATAATTCTTCAGCGGAAACAGTATAAACATTAACCAACATTCAAAAACTTGATTTAAAGAAGTGAATGATGGGAGATGAATATAATGAGGAGCAGCACGCACAGTCTTTCAAGTTTGGTCCAGTTTCCAATAAAATTCGGTATCTTCCCTGATAATTGGCTCCCATCTATCCTACTGCAGGCAGTAAAAGAAGATGAGAAATTGTCTGTTCAAGAATACTACACATCTAAACAATCAAGTCGTGCCACATCACTTACAAATCAGTTAAGTTCTTTAGGTTTCCATATGAATCTGGTATAGTCCCTGTAAAATTGTTGGCAGAAAGAAGGCTGTGGAAAATGAAAGAGACGGTTATGCATTTATTTCGAAGCTGATAGATTTCTCCGGTATTTACATACATAACAAGGAGCTGACGCTAATCATATGTACATGAAGAGCATAGTCTGATAGAAAATTTCTGATTAATCAACAAAAGTTTTCTGCATTGTTTGgataattaattaatgaaagattTCAATGACGAATAGAAATGAGAATTTTGTCTTACAGTCTTTTTAAGTTGGTCAGCTTTCCGATGTTTTGGGGAAGACGCCCTTCAAACTGATTATCTTCCAACACCCTGGAAAATGCAATTTGGCAGTCAAGGTTATGCACATTCCTTCTCTTTTTGTCAATAAGCAAAGAACATTGCAATACTTACAACTCTGTAAGCATAGTAAAGCCATCAATGGGAATTGAACCACTGAGTCGATTTCCCAAAAGATTCCTGCAGCATACCAACAGTTAAATTACATGTTAGGCCTACACATGCTCAAGGTAGCCACACGACCATTACTTAAGGTCTCGGTGATACGAAGGCATCACTTACAGAGCGCGAAAAGGAGCACGGGAGAGGGTTGCAGGGATTGATCCATTGATGTAATTGCGAGTGAGATCACTGTTTAATACGGATAAACAATAGAAATTCATCTCCATAGTCCATACTCCAGCTAACGTGCATAAACAAATTCAATAAGCTGAGAGACAAAAAACGTAAAATGTGTATCACTTACATTGCTTCCAGATGTGTAAGATTTCCGAGTTCCTCAGGTATAACTCCAGTTAAATTGAGACCCTTCATCTCACTATAAAACCAACATTTAAGCAAAACTAATAATTAGAAAGGAACAACAGAACTAAGAACAATAGAACTTCAGACCAACAAAGTCATACATGATTGTGACATGGCAAGTGTTGCTTGGAAAGGAACAGTTGCAAGTGACATTGCTCAGAATATCATCAGTGAAGTATTTGTAGAAGCCTGCTCCACCATCTTGGCAAGAACTTTGGCTGATGTTCCAGTGAGTGTTGTGTAACTTTTTGGAAATTGTTTCAAGAATTTTCACTGCAACGTATGCAAATATCGATTAGCG
Encoded proteins:
- the LOC139189547 gene encoding seipin-3-like — protein: MCSVISKNVTSAVSCRVQAQKSVAVNVGFAFFRSLYVRSMLLGILAFAFVLSGFIMRHLVENPIQTTEALNFDYTKSCPVAFVPLMSSSRVSSDRAIPYNHKLQLAVSLTAPESEYNHKLGVFQSETQVLNIKMSGHIEGLEPTAYLKVILEQRAEFQNGAGLPQIYAASLVLESELPRSKRAEYPFCILNDVKFGFSYPEILPLGLVWSR
- the LOC103448796 gene encoding probable LRR receptor-like serine/threonine-protein kinase At1g53430, which translates into the protein MRFMFTSSEIVFVLLLGFLALSCFTEFESNAQLLPLEEVKILETISKKLHNTHWNISQSSCQDGGAGFYKYFTDDILSNVTCNCSFPSNTCHVTIIEMKGLNLTGVIPEELGNLTHLEAIDLTRNYINGSIPATLSRAPFRALNLLGNRLSGSIPIDGFTMLTELVLEDNQFEGRLPQNIGKLTNLKRLLLSANNFTGTIPDSYGNLKNLTDFRIDGSQLSGKIPNFIGNWTKLERLDMQGTSLEGPIPSIISSLKNLTELRISDLNGSSPFPNLEDMKDIELVTLRNCSISGTIPNYFGELRKLKTLDLSFNNLTGEIPQTIQRVDTLDYMFLTNNSLTGEVPTWILNSKYSLDLSYNNFTGSPSVSCQQLTVNLVSSYSSSENLWCLKKDLPCSSKPKHHSIFINCGGRKMEFEGNEYEEDLSTVGQSHFISTSEKWGYSSTGVYMNKDKADYIATNTFSLNVDGPDFYQTARLSPLSLKYYGLCMLKGSYKVQLHFSEIMYTDDQTFSSLGKRIFDISIQGNLVWKDFNIMEEAGGVGKVVVKELDNVIVHGSTLEIHLYWAGKGTTAIPNRGVYGPLISAITVTPNFKVDTGGLSAGAIAGIVVASFVSVVLVLVILRKAGYLGGKDEDEELRRGLEQKTGYFTLRQIKAATGNFDPTNKIGEGGFGPVYKGVLSDGSIIAVKQLSAKSKQGNREFVNEIGMISALQHPNLVRLFGCCIEGNQLLLIYEYMENNSLARALFGREEQRLHLDWKTRKKICLGIARGLVYLHEESVLKIVHRDIKATNVLLDKDLNAKISDFGLAKLDEEENTHISTRIAGTIGYMAPEYAMRGYLTDKADVYSFGIVALEIVSGKSNTGYKPKEEFVYLLDGAYVLQEQGNMLELVDPDLGSNYSKTEAMTMLNLALLCTNPSPTLRPTMSSVVSMLEGKTPVQAPMKRGPVEQDARFKAFERLSQDSQTNVSIFSQDSHVRGASMEGPWVDSSVSLPSKDENMEHSSTSKLLNNLQ